A stretch of DNA from Candidatus Aminicenantes bacterium:
CCAAGAGCTCGTCGACATCGACGGGCTTGGTCAGGAAGGCCTCCACCCCAGGCAGGAAGTTGTCGGCCGGGTCGAGGCTGAAGCGCGAGTTCGTGACCTGGCCGATGGCGGTCAGGATGACGAGCGGGAGGTCCCGGACCTCGGCGTAGCGGGATCCGGGCCGCGGGTTGCGGATCTGGTCCGCAACCTCGAACCCGGCCGTGTCGGTCTCCATCATCACGTCCAGGATGACCAGGTCGGGCCGTTCGGCGAGGACGGCCCGCAAGCCGTCGGCGCCGCGATAGGCCGCCGCAACCTCGTAGCCTCGGACCCGCAGAACTTGGGACAGGCTTTCCACCAGGTCGCGGTCGTCGTCAACGATGAGAATCTTCTTGGCCATGGCCGCCCTCAATCCTTCAACAGCTTATAGATCGCGTTGCGATCTTCCCAGGCCTTGGTCCGCAGGGCGGCGTCGATCGGGAACTCGACCTGCTTCAGCTCGACCGGGGCCGACTTCTGGTCGACCAGGCCGAGGGCCAGGGCGACGCCGTAGAGAATGGCCTCGGGGCGCGGCGGGCAGCCCGGGATGTAATAGTCCACCGGGACGGCCGTGGCACCGCCGCCCGTGACGTGGTAGGTATCGAACCAGCAGCCGCCGCCGACGGCGCAGGATCCCACGCCGAAGACGAGCTTGGGAGCCGGCATGGCCTCGAAGGCCCGCTTGACGAGGGGGAAGGTCGGCCGGGTCACGGCGCCCGAGAGGAGCATGACGTCGGCGTGGCGGGGCGAGCCGACCAATTTGATCCCGAACCGCTCCACATCGTAGAACGGCGTCAGGATATTGAGGATCTCGATGTCGCAGCCGTTGCAGGCGCCGCTGTTGCAGTGGTAGACCCAGAGGGATTTGGGAAATGCCTTTTTGGCCAGCTTGGTCAGCATGTCACTCCTCCATCCGGGCCGGCCGCTCGACCCGTTCAGTCGCCGCCAGGGCGGCCGGATCGAAGCGGTCGGTCGTCCGGCGCAGGACCGTCCGCGCCTCGAGGCTGTCGTAGCGGTAGCCGCGCAGCCCCAGCTTATCCACGGCGTTGCGGATTTCCATGTCGTAGCAGCGCCCGCAGCGGTTGCAGGTGAGCATGAACAGCTCCAGGTTCTGGGTGATATCGGCCCGGTTCCCGGTAGCCAGCTCGAAATCGGAGGTCATGACGATGGCCTTTTCCGGGCACAGCTCGGCACAGCGGCCGCAGTAGGTGCAGCGCGAGCCGTCGTAGAGCAAAATCCGGATCTCGGGGCAGACATCCCGCACCAAGATGGTTCGGGCCGGGCAATGATCGGCGCAGCCGCCGCAGCCCAGGCATTTGGTATGGTCCCAGGCGGGCTGGCCGCGAAAGTCCTTGGGCACAGGCCGTACCACCTTGGGATAGGCCAGGGTCACCCGGCCCGGCTTGAGAGCCAGGACGATCTGTTTGAGCTTGCTGGCGAGCCACATGATTACCATCCCTTAACGGCCAGGCCGACGGCGGCCAAAGCCCAGACGATGAGGACGGCATAATAGCGGACGGCCTGGTCGATCCGCAGGCGCGGGTTGGTGGCTCCGACCAGGCCGATGCCGGCGAAGAGGACCACCATGGCCAGGAGCTGCAGAACCAGGTCGAGCGGATAGATGCCGGTCCGCAGGACCGGAACGAAGGCCGAGACGAAGAGCCAAGCATAGAACATTCTCTTCATCATGGCCGCATACTTGAACAAGGCGAGGTTCGGCCCGCTGTACTCGATCATCGGGCCCTCGAGAAGCTCCACTTCGGCTTCGGCGATGTCGAAGGGCTGGCGGGCGACGAAGGCCTGCAGGGCCAGAAGATAGACGGCCAGCATCAGCACGGACGACAGGCCGAAGCCCGCGCCCGCCGCGGACGGCATGGCCGCCGCCAGGGTCAGGGTCTTGAGCTTGACGGCGCCGAGGACAAGGGTCATGGCCAGGACCGGCTCGACCATGATCATGGTCACCATCTCCCGGCTGGCTCCGATCATCCCGAAAGTGTTCCGGCCGGCCAGGGCGCCCATCAGAACGGCGACGCCACCCAGGGTCAACAGGTAGACGACCAGGATGCCGTCCATCCGGCCGGCCAAGGCGTTCATCCGGAAGCCGAACGGCACGGCGGCAACGACGACCAGAATGGCGGCGAACGCCAGGAGCGGCGCCAGCCGGAAGGGCCAGGTGCCGGCCGAGTTCAGGCTCTCCTTGCCCAGCAGCTTGAATAAGTCGTAGTAGGGCTGGACGAGCGGCGGGCCCTGGCGCGACTGGATGCGGGCCGTGAGCTTGCGCAGCAGGCCCTCGAAGAGGGGCGCCAGGAGGAGGAAGATCAGGATGTTGATCAGGGGTAGGAAGTATCGCATCGCTGACTCCTCACATCCGCCCGGCCCGCGACAGGGCCGTCAGCTCGGGCCGTCCCAAGACGCGGCGGCGGCCCGTCCCCTGTTCCACGACGACCGCCCGATCCGTGCAGGAGAAGCAGGGATCGATGCTGCCGACGATGATCGGGAAGTCGGCGAACTGGTTGTCGAGAAGCATCCGCGGGACGCCTTGCAGGTTATTGTAAGTCGGGGCTCGGACGCGCCAGCGCTCGGGCCGGTTCTCTTCCCCGGTGATGACATAGTGAACCGACTCGCCGCGCGGCGCCTCGACCATGGACAGGCCGTGGCGGTAGGCGGGAAGCGCCTCGAGCGGCTCGGCCAGGATCGGCCCGGCCGGCATCTTGTCCAAGGCCTGGCGCATGATCTTGACGGACTCGAAAACCTCCAGGAGGCGGACGAGGACGGTGCCCCAGACGTCGCACGAATCGGCCGTCGGGACGTCGAAGGCCAGCTCGTCATAGGCCGCGTAGGGATGGTCGCGGCGGGCGTCGATGTCGATGCCCCGGGCCCGGGCCACCGGCCCAAGCAGACCCCAGAGGACGGCCTCGGCCTTGGGCATGTGGCCGACGCCCTTGGTCCGTTTATGGATGGACGAGTCCTTCAGGACGGCGGCCTTGAGGCCCAGGACCTCGGTCTCGACCGTCTTGAGGACCGACCGGATATCCGCGGCCGTCTCCGGCGAGATGTCCCGCCGGACGCCGCCCAGGACGACCATGCCGTAGGTCTTGCGGTTGCCCGTGATCCGCTCGGACAGCCACATGACCGGCTCGCGGACACGCCAGGCGTGCATGAAGATGGTGTCGAAGCCGATCAGGTGGCCGGCGACACCGAGCCAGAGAAGATGGGAGTGGATCCGCTCCAGCTCCAGCATCAGAACCCGGATAAACTCGGCCCGGCGCGGCACCGGCAGCCCGGCCGCCTCCTCCACCGCCTGGGCGTAAGCCGTGGCGTGGACCGAGCCGCAGATGCCGCAAATCCGTTCGGCCACGAAAGGGATCTCGTTGTAGCTGACTTGCGTCTGGCACAACTTCTCGATCCCGCGGTGAGTCATGAACCCGCGGTAGTCGCAGCCCTTGATCGTCTCGCCGTCCACATAGACGGCGAAATGGGCCGGCTCGTGCAGGCTGGTATGGAACGGACCGACCGGGACCGTCGTCGTCCCGGGAGGGGCCTCGTCCAGCTCATAGGCGACATCCTCGGCCGAAGGCGGAACGAGGTTGTACGGCACGTCTTTGCGCAAAGGGTAGATCCCGTCCGGCCAGTCGTCGGCGAGGATGAGCTTCTTGGGCTTGGGATGGCCGGGGAATCGGAAGCCGAGCAGGTCCCTGTACTCGCGCTCGGTCCAGCCCGCCGCCGGGATATCGGGGGTGATCGAGGGGAATTCGGGGGCTTCGGCCGGGGCCGAGGAACAGACGGCGACCGCGAACCCGTCTCTGTCGAAGGCGAACAGATGGATGATGCCGAAGCCTGCGCCGCGGGCCCGATCGTCGGTGCCGACGCCGACTTGATAGCGGCCGCCTTCCGCGATCAGTCGACGGGCGATCTCGGGCAAGCGAGCCCGGTCGATGTCGACGAGCAGGCGCTTGGGGGCGGCGGGATCGGGACCGGCGAGAGCGGCGCCGAACTCGGCCTGAAGTGTGCAGAGAAGCGTCTCTTGAGTCATAGGCTCATTCCTTGGGTCCCATCCGGCCGCCGGTCCAGCGAAACAGGTCTTTAAGGGAGGCAAACATCCCGCGGTCGGTGAAGCGAGTCCGTTCGTCGAGGGACCGGTAGCCGCAGAGCCAGGTCGGCACGGCCCGTTCGCGGCTGCCGGCCGAGCGACGAAGCCACGCCCCGAGAGCCAGGGCGGCCAAGAGGAGCCCCAGGACGAGGGGCGGCGAGAAGGCCGCGCTCACCGCCGGCCCGAGGAGCTTGCCGATCCTGAGCCCGGACACGGAGGCGTCAAGGACGCGGTTCCAGCCGCCGGACTGGAAAAGCCAGCCCAGGGCGAAGCCGGGCGAATTCACCAGCGCGCCGGCGATGAACCGGACGAAAAGGAAAGGCAGAAGGCCCTGGGCCAGACAGATCGCGGCTAATCCGATCTTGGCCGCCAGCATCGAGCCGGGGACTTCATGGATGGGCTTGGGGGCGTACGCCTCGGCGCCGGAGGCGGTGAAGGCCAGGCCGAAGAATTTGACATAGCAGGCCAGGGTGACGGCGCTGGTGAAGAGGGCGACGATACCGAAGGGGACTAGCATGACCCAGCCTTGGCCGGCCAGCAGGGTCGAGGCGATGATCGTCCACTTGCTGGCGAAGCCGCTGCCCGGCGGCATCCCGGCGATCGCCAGCGAGGCCACCGCGGCCAGGACAGTACTCACCGGCATCCAACGGACCAGTCCGCCCAGCCGATTGAGGTCTTTGGTCCCGGTGGCGTAAAAAAGGCTTCCGCCGGTCAGGAACAGCAAGCCTTTGAAGATGGCGTGATTGAGGACATGGCAAAGGGCTCCCAGGACGGCCACGGCGGCTAATCCTATCAGGGCCGGTTCTTCGGCGGCCGAGAGATAGAGAGCCGCGCCCAGGCCCAACACGATGTAGCCGATCTGGCCGATCGAGCTATAGGCCAGGAGGCGCTTGGCGTCGCTCTGCTTGACCGATTGAAGCGTCCCTATAAACAGCGTCGCCGCTCCGATCGTCGCCAGAATCGCGCCCCACGGCCGCGGGTCGAAGCCCGAGCCGGCTCCGGGGGCCAGGAAGAAGAAAGTCCGAATCAGCCCGAAAATGCCCGTCTTGAGCATGACGCCGGAGAGGAGCGCCGAGACGGGGGAAGGGGCCACGGAGTGTGCGTCCGGCAGCCAAAGCTGGCCGAGAGGAAAAACGCCGGCTTTGAGCCCGAACCCGAGAAGAAGAAGCGCCAGCGCTCCCGCCAGGACAGTCGGGCTCGCGGTCCCCGCCTTTATTCCCAGCTCGTGGAGCGAATCCCCCGCCCGCCCGCCCAATAGGAAGCCGGCCGCCACGATCAAGGCCCAAGCCAGTTCCATCAGCAGGAGATAGCGGTTCGCAACCCGGATATTGGTCCTCTCCTTGTATTCGAACCGGATCAGCAGGAACGAGGCGATGGTCATGATCTGCCAAGCCAGGCTGAACCCGATTGAGAGATCGTCGATCGTCACTAGGGCGGCCAGGCCCAGGATGAAGAGGGGCAGCCGGAAATAATATCCGCGCAGGCTATAGCCGGCATAATGGTCCATGTAGCGGACCGAATAGAGGGCGGCGGCGGCGGAGACGATCCCGATCACGACGAGAAAGAGACCGGCCAGGCCGTCGATGAGGAAAGGGACGGCGAACGGCCCGATCCGGACCAGCACGGCTTCCTCCATGCCGCCGCCGACGGCGGCCCGGAGGCCGGTCCAGACCAGAAACGCAGCCGCCTCGGCGGCCAGGGCAAAGTGCAGCCAGCCGGTGAACCGGCGGGCCCGGGCCGTTGCCGCCGACAGGACGGCGGCGGCGGCCAGAAGAAGGAAGGCCAGGAAGAGCGGCGTCAGGAGTCTCATCAGATCTGCTCCCCTAGCGTCTTGATCTGCTTATAGGTGTAGACAGGGCCGTCGGTACAGACCAGGGTCCGGCCGATGGCGCAGTGCTGGCATTTGCCGAGGCCGCACTTCATATGGCGCTCAAGCGTCGAGATAATGCAATCGTCCCGGAGGCCGCGGCCGGAGAGCTCCTGGATGACGGCGTTGAACATGATCGGGGGGCCGCAGACAAAAGCCACGGTGTTCTCCACCGGGACCTTGGCCTTCTCGATCAGGGTGTGGACGAAGCCCGTCTCCCCCGTCCAGCCGGGTTCGGGCCGGTCGATCGTGACATAGGTCTCGAATCCCGCAGTCCCGCGCCAGCCCTCGATCGTCTCCCGGTACATCAGGTCCTTGGGCGCCCGAGCGCCGTAAAGAAGGATCAAGCGGCCGAACTCGGCCCGGTGCCGGAGGACGTGGACGATGGACGAGCGCAACGGGATGAGGCCGATCCCGCCGGCGACATAGATGATTGACTTGCCTTTGATGTCCTCGAACGGGAAACCGTTGCCGAAGGGTCCGCGGATGCCGATCTTGTCGCCGACAACGAGGCCGGCCAAAGCACCGGTGACCTTGCCCACGGACCGCACTGAGAGGTGCCGCCGATCGGCCTCGGGGCTCCAGGGCAGCGAAACGGCGAACTCGCCCGACCCGAAGACGGTGCACATGACGAATTGCCCGGAGCGGACGGCGAAGGTCCTCTCCAGCTCGGGGTCCTCGAACCGGAAGTAGTAGGTCCGGACGTCCTCGATCTCGTCCCGGATCTCCTCGATCACGGCTGCGGCCGGGACGGTCGTGATGACGGCGGGGTTGCGGTCGTTCATGGCTTCGATCCCGTGGTTTCCCGGCGGATGGCGGTGACGACGTTGGGCAGGCCGATATCGCCCGGACAGACCCGGGCGCAGCGGCCGCAGCCGACGCACCCCGGCCGGAGGTACTTTTTGGACTGGGAATAGGACAGCTTGCAAAAGAAACGCTTGTTGCGGCGGTCTTCAACCGGCCGCCGGGGATTGTGCTCGCCGGCCATGCGCGCATAGCCCTCGAAGGAGCACGAGTCCCAGGTCCGCAGGCGGTCGGTCGGCCCGGCTTGGGTTGCGACATCCTCGATGTTGAAACAGGAGCAGGAGGGGCAGACGAAAGAGCAGGCCCCGCACTCGAAGCACTGCCGGCCGATGTATTCCCAGGTCTCGGGCTTGACGAATCCCGTGGTCAGGCGGTTCACGGCCCGCGAGATCCAGGCTTTGTTTTCGACCGCCTGCCCGTCGAAGAGGCCGATGGAATGATTGACCGCGGCGTCGCGGGCCGCCGCATCGGCCGGGCCGGCGGCAGCCAGCCCCAGCTCGACGGCCAGGGCGGCGCCCTTCTCGCTGCCCGTCTCGAAGAGATAGGCGGATCCGAGGTCCGTTAGATTGACGTCATATCCTTCGGCGGCGTAGGGGCCGCTGTCCGTGCAGACGCAGAAGCATTGGACGAAGGGCCGGACGCAGGTGTTGGTCACGATCAGCATCTTGCGGCGGTGGTCGCGATAAACTTCATCGACGTATTCCTGGCCCAGGAAGAAGCGGTCGAAGCAGAGCAGGCCGTTCAGGTCGCAGGACCGGACGCCGACCAGGGCCTTGGGCCGGACGAGGTCGTCCCGGACGATGTCCAGGTCCTTGCTGTCCCGGTCGTAGCGGAAGGACAAGATCCGTTCCAGGTGCGGGAAGACGGTGAATTTGGGCGTGTTGACGGGGATGGGCGCGTCCAGCCGGAGGTCTTCCGGCGAGGCGGCCCGGTCGAAGAGCGTCTCACCGGAGACCGGGTCGACGATCGGGCCGAACAGCTCGTACCGATCGGCGAGCGTCCGCAGCAGCATTGGGAGATCGGACTTGGGCAGGATGTACATGCTCACACCTTCTCGATTCGGACGGGAATGACGCCGTCTTCCCCGCGCTCGACGGCCCCCGCTTCGGGCTTGAGAAAGCCCTCGATCATCGGCCCGATGAAATAGGGAGCGTAGACCATGCCGGGCAGGACGTCGGTCGTCACCCGGGCTTGGACGGTCATGCTTCCGCGGGCCGAAACGACTTTGACCGGCCGCTTGTCGCGCAGGCCAAGCCGGGCGGCGTCGCCGGGGTGAATCTCGACCAATCCTTGAGGATATAGGAGAAGCAAGGCGTTGTACTCCCGGCGCGGGATGAACGTCTTCTTCATGATGTTGTTCTGGTGCCAGTAGTAATAGGACTTGCCGGCCATCAGCCGAAAGGGAAAGGCCTCATCGGCCGGGGCGGGAGCCGCGATCGGTTCGTTGAGCGGCACGGCCCGCGGCCCGGCGCCCGCGAGCGGAGCGGATTCGACGGGCCAGGTCAAGCCGCCGAGGTTCACCCCCAGGCCGGCGTAGCTCGCGCCGGAGTAGGCGGGAACCAGGCGGGCGATGTCGGCGAAAATGTCCGCGGGGGCCGTGTAGCCCCAAGCCCCGCCCAGGCGCCCCGCCAGATCGGTCAGGATCCGCCAGGCCGGCCGGGCTTCGAAGCGGGGCTCGATCTTGCGGCGGTTCAACTGAATCCGCCGATCGGTGTTGGTGTAAGTGCCGTCGGTCTCGGCATAAGTTGCGGTCGGGAGGACGACATGGGCCAGGTCCATGAAGGGGTTGCTGAAAGCGCCCAGATAGAGGACGAAATCGAGCCGCCGGATCGCCTCGGCCTGCAGGATGATCTCCTCGTCATGATCCATAACCACAAGGGCTTTCAGGGGAGATCCCGAAACGCGGAGGAGATCGCCGACCCGCCCGCCCGCGGAAGCGTTCGCCGCTCCGCCCCAGGCCGAACGGAGGACGGCTTCGGCGGCCGGGTCCGGCAGAGCGCGCCAGCCGGGCAGACGATCAGGTGCCGCACCCATGTCGTTGGCCCCGGCCAGGTTGCTGATGCCGACGATCGGGATGACGCCGCAGCCCGGCCGGCCGATTTTACCGGCGGCCAGGAACAGATCGTAGACGAGGGCCACGGTATCGCGGCCGAGCCCCGTCGTCCCCGTCGAGAAGAAGCCCATGGCCCGTTTGGCCTGGGCCAGGCGGCCCGCCAGGTCTCGGAGTGCATCAACGGACAGGCCGGAGGACTTGGCCGCGCCGGCGAGATCGAATTCCACTAGCGATCGCCGTAGAGCCGCGGCTCCGGGCGTACGGCCCGCGAGAAAGTCCGGATCGGCCAAGCCCTCGTCCAGGAGGATTTTGAGCAGGGCGGCCAGAACCATCTTCTTGGTCCCCGGCGCCGGCCGCAAATGGGTTCGGCTGAGCCGCGCCAATTGGGTCGTCCGGCTGCCGATAGTGACCAGATCGGCTCCGGCCCGGGCGCCGAAATGCAGCTCCGAGGCCACGATCGGATTCTGGCGGGCCAGGTCCGTGCCGACGACGAGCAGAAAATCGGCGGACCGCACGTCGGTCAGGAAGCCGAGAGCGCCGGGCTGGTCCGTCCCTTCCCGCAGGACGCCGGCCGTGGAGGAATACCAGCCGTCGGAGAGAAGATCGATATGAGGGGTGCCGAGCACGCCCCGCGCCAGCCGGACGAGGGTGAAAACGTCTTCGTTCGAAGCCCGGGGAGAAGCCCACAGACCGACTTCGCCGGGCCGGAAGCGTCCCAGTTCGGCCGCGGCCCGGTCGAGAGCCGCGTTCCAGGTCACGGGCTCAAGCCCGGCCGCACCGCGCGTCAGGGGCCTCGGGATGCGCTCCTCGGTCGCCATCAGCTCGTGGATGTGCCAGCCCCGGACGCAGAGGCGTCCGCGGCTGACGGGATGGCCGGGCGAGGGAAAAACGCCGCGAACGGCGCCGTTCTCCACCTGGAGCAGGTGGCCGCATCCCGTCCCGCAGAAGTTGCAGACGCCCGAATGATAGCTCATGCCCACGGCTCCTCGGTCTCCCCGCGCGGGGAGTGTTTTCCCCCTCCCCTCACTTGTCCGCCGCGTCCGCGCAGACACCCCGGGGCGATCTTCGGTGAAAGTTCTCCGCCCGAAGCGACGCGGGAGCCGAAAAGGCACGGGAGAGGATGGAAATTAGAATCGAATTTACCACGAACACGGATGGAAGTAAAGACGGCCGTGCGGCCGTCGCCAGCCGATCCGAATCATCCCCCGCCTCCGAGTGGTCCGGTCCGCCGTAAGTAGGTCTGAACCAAATAAAGACCATTAGTTAAAAGGCTTATGCCGCCGACAAAACGCTCCTTGATCATCCCTTTCGGGATGGCCTCGATCTCGGCCCGGATCACATCCAAGGCTTCGCCTACGGCCGCCAGCTCGGCCTGCAGGCGCTCGGCCGCCCCGGCGTCGCCGGAACCGAGCCGAGCGGCAATCAGCTCGCGGACTCGAGCCGGCTGGGCGAAGACCGCATGGTAGAAATCCCGTCCCACGGGATTCAAAGCGCGCACCGCCCGCTCGACGGCGCAGATCCGCACGATCGCGTAGCCGATGCGGACGGCCTCCAGGTCGCGCCCGCCGGCGGAATCGGGATGGGCTTCAAAATAGGCCTTGCCCAGGTCCGTCATGGCGGCCGTATCGAAAGGGAAGTCCCCCTCCAAGCGCCGGACGGCCCGGGCGAAGTCCTCCGGAGCCGGGAAGCGCCGGAAGAGGTCCGCCGGGGTCGGCGTCATCGGAGCCGGGAGAGGCTCGGGCTCAGGACTTGCCCAGCCGCCGCATCACGGCCAGCAGCATGTCAAAGTTGACCGGCTTCTGGAAGACGCCGCTGAAGCCTAGGCTGCCGAAGCCAATATTATCGGTCGTGGCGTCGCCGATCGAGCTGAGCAGAAAGATGGGGACGTCGGGACGATCATGGCGCATGATGCCGGCCGCCTTGGCCCCGGCGTCGAGGTCTTCCATCATCATGTCGCAGAGGACGATGTCGGGCTTCCAGGCCCGAAAGACCGTGACCCCGTCCTTGCCGCTCAAGGCGGCCGCGGTCTGGAAGCCTTCCGCGTCGAGGATGGCCTGGACGGATTCGCAGATGGCCGGGTCGTCGTCTATGATGAGGATTTTCTTGACGGGCATGATGACCTCCGAGGATGATGAAGCCAGGTTATTATAACCCAGGTCCGGCCCTTTCGCCAGAGAGCGCGAGCGGATTGCCGGGCCTGCGGCTCTATGCTAGGATGAGTCCTATCCCAACCCGGAGAGCATCCCATGGCCAAAGACCTCAAAGACAAAATCGTCATCATCACGGGCGCGGCCGGCGGCATCGGTTCGGCCACGGCCCGCCTCCTGGCCGGCCAAGGCGCTGTCCTCGTCCTGACCGATATTAAAAAGGATGAGCTCGAGGCTCTCAGCCGGGAGCTCCAGGCCTCGGGTGCCAAGACCCTTGTCCACGTCCACGATGTCCGCGACCCGGCTTCCTGGCAGACGCTGACCGACCGGGTCGTGGCCGAGCTGGGGGCGATCGACATCCTGATCAACAACGCCGGCGTCGTCCATCCCGGCGCGGCCGAGGAGCTGCCCTTCGAAAAGCTTCAGCAGCAGATCCAAGTCAACCTGATGGGGACGATCAACGGCTGCCGGGCCGCCCTGCGGGTCATGAAGCCCCAGGGCCGGGGCAAGATCGTCAACGTCGCCTCGCTCGGCGGCATCATCCCGATGTCGGGCGAGGCGATTTACAGCGCCACCAAGGCCGCCATCCGATACTACACCCTGTCGCTGGCGGCGGAGCTGCACGGTTCGCCGGTGGACATAGCGGTCGTCTGCCCAGACTCGGTCGAGACGCCCCAATTAGCCTACGAACTGCAGCACGATGACGCCGTGCTGTCGTTCATCGGCACGGCGATGAAGCCGGAGAAGGTCGCCAAGGGCATCCACAGGGCCATCCGCAAGAAAAAGCCCGAGATCCTCGTCCCCGGCGGATTCGGCTCGATCTACCGCCTGGCCATGGCCTTCCCCCGCCTCTACTACATGATCTATCCCTCGCTGAAAAAAATGGGCGGCAAAAACATCCAAAAGAAACGGCAGAAAGCCGCCAAAAAGGACTGAAGCCGGATGGCGGATCGCTCTGGCTTGCGCATCGTCCCCCGCTTCATCGACCGGGGTGCTGTCGGGCTGGTCGACGCGCTGGCCGGGGCCTTCATCAAGCTGGGGTTGACGCCCAATGCCGTCACCCTGCTGGGCCTGTTCGTTTCCTGGAGTGCTGCCTATTTTCTATGGCAAGCCCGGCCGCTTCCGGCCCTCCTCCTAGGCGCGGCCTGCGGCGGCCTGGATATGCTGGACGGCAAGATCGCCGTCCGGACCGATCGCCAGACGCGCTTCGGGGCCCTGCTCGATTCCAGCCTGGACCGTTACGCCGAATTCGCGTTCTATCTGGCCTTGGCCGCCCATTTCCGGGACCGCTGGCCGCTCTGGGCGGCGTTTGCCGCCTTCCTGGGCTCGACCATGGTCAGTTACGTCCGGGCCCGGGCCGAGGGGCTCGGGTTCAAGTGCACCGCGGGCCTGATGCAGCGGGCCGACCGGTTCCTGGTCCTGGGGCTGGCCTGCCTGGCCGCGACCTTTTTTCCGGTCTTCGATCCGGCCATGACAACGGCCCTCGTCCTGATCGCGGCCGTCTCCAACGCCACCGCGATCCAGCGCATCCTTCTCATCCGCCGCCTCGACCGCAAGATTTCCCCGCATTGATACGTTCGCGGCGCCAAACCCCGATTTTCAAATCGGGGTCATAGCGCCGCTCAGTATTAACCCTTCAAATACCCCTGGGCTTC
This window harbors:
- a CDS encoding proton-conducting transporter membrane subunit, with the protein product MRLLTPLFLAFLLLAAAAVLSAATARARRFTGWLHFALAAEAAAFLVWTGLRAAVGGGMEEAVLVRIGPFAVPFLIDGLAGLFLVVIGIVSAAAALYSVRYMDHYAGYSLRGYYFRLPLFILGLAALVTIDDLSIGFSLAWQIMTIASFLLIRFEYKERTNIRVANRYLLLMELAWALIVAAGFLLGGRAGDSLHELGIKAGTASPTVLAGALALLLLGFGLKAGVFPLGQLWLPDAHSVAPSPVSALLSGVMLKTGIFGLIRTFFFLAPGAGSGFDPRPWGAILATIGAATLFIGTLQSVKQSDAKRLLAYSSIGQIGYIVLGLGAALYLSAAEEPALIGLAAVAVLGALCHVLNHAIFKGLLFLTGGSLFYATGTKDLNRLGGLVRWMPVSTVLAAVASLAIAGMPPGSGFASKWTIIASTLLAGQGWVMLVPFGIVALFTSAVTLACYVKFFGLAFTASGAEAYAPKPIHEVPGSMLAAKIGLAAICLAQGLLPFLFVRFIAGALVNSPGFALGWLFQSGGWNRVLDASVSGLRIGKLLGPAVSAAFSPPLVLGLLLAALALGAWLRRSAGSRERAVPTWLCGYRSLDERTRFTDRGMFASLKDLFRWTGGRMGPKE
- a CDS encoding 4Fe-4S binding protein, with protein sequence MWLASKLKQIVLALKPGRVTLAYPKVVRPVPKDFRGQPAWDHTKCLGCGGCADHCPARTILVRDVCPEIRILLYDGSRCTYCGRCAELCPEKAIVMTSDFELATGNRADITQNLELFMLTCNRCGRCYDMEIRNAVDKLGLRGYRYDSLEARTVLRRTTDRFDPAALAATERVERPARMEE
- a CDS encoding 4Fe-4S dicluster domain-containing protein gives rise to the protein MYILPKSDLPMLLRTLADRYELFGPIVDPVSGETLFDRAASPEDLRLDAPIPVNTPKFTVFPHLERILSFRYDRDSKDLDIVRDDLVRPKALVGVRSCDLNGLLCFDRFFLGQEYVDEVYRDHRRKMLIVTNTCVRPFVQCFCVCTDSGPYAAEGYDVNLTDLGSAYLFETGSEKGAALAVELGLAAAGPADAAARDAAVNHSIGLFDGQAVENKAWISRAVNRLTTGFVKPETWEYIGRQCFECGACSFVCPSCSCFNIEDVATQAGPTDRLRTWDSCSFEGYARMAGEHNPRRPVEDRRNKRFFCKLSYSQSKKYLRPGCVGCGRCARVCPGDIGLPNVVTAIRRETTGSKP
- a CDS encoding NADH-quinone oxidoreductase subunit H; amino-acid sequence: MRYFLPLINILIFLLLAPLFEGLLRKLTARIQSRQGPPLVQPYYDLFKLLGKESLNSAGTWPFRLAPLLAFAAILVVVAAVPFGFRMNALAGRMDGILVVYLLTLGGVAVLMGALAGRNTFGMIGASREMVTMIMVEPVLAMTLVLGAVKLKTLTLAAAMPSAAGAGFGLSSVLMLAVYLLALQAFVARQPFDIAEAEVELLEGPMIEYSGPNLALFKYAAMMKRMFYAWLFVSAFVPVLRTGIYPLDLVLQLLAMVVLFAGIGLVGATNPRLRIDQAVRYYAVLIVWALAAVGLAVKGW
- a CDS encoding response regulator gives rise to the protein MAKKILIVDDDRDLVESLSQVLRVRGYEVAAAYRGADGLRAVLAERPDLVILDVMMETDTAGFEVADQIRNPRPGSRYAEVRDLPLVILTAIGQVTNSRFSLDPADNFLPGVEAFLTKPVDVDELLAVIARLLP
- a CDS encoding FAD/NAD(P)-binding protein translates to MNDRNPAVITTVPAAAVIEEIRDEIEDVRTYYFRFEDPELERTFAVRSGQFVMCTVFGSGEFAVSLPWSPEADRRHLSVRSVGKVTGALAGLVVGDKIGIRGPFGNGFPFEDIKGKSIIYVAGGIGLIPLRSSIVHVLRHRAEFGRLILLYGARAPKDLMYRETIEGWRGTAGFETYVTIDRPEPGWTGETGFVHTLIEKAKVPVENTVAFVCGPPIMFNAVIQELSGRGLRDDCIISTLERHMKCGLGKCQHCAIGRTLVCTDGPVYTYKQIKTLGEQI
- a CDS encoding NADH-quinone oxidoreductase subunit C encodes the protein MTQETLLCTLQAEFGAALAGPDPAAPKRLLVDIDRARLPEIARRLIAEGGRYQVGVGTDDRARGAGFGIIHLFAFDRDGFAVAVCSSAPAEAPEFPSITPDIPAAGWTEREYRDLLGFRFPGHPKPKKLILADDWPDGIYPLRKDVPYNLVPPSAEDVAYELDEAPPGTTTVPVGPFHTSLHEPAHFAVYVDGETIKGCDYRGFMTHRGIEKLCQTQVSYNEIPFVAERICGICGSVHATAYAQAVEEAAGLPVPRRAEFIRVLMLELERIHSHLLWLGVAGHLIGFDTIFMHAWRVREPVMWLSERITGNRKTYGMVVLGGVRRDISPETAADIRSVLKTVETEVLGLKAAVLKDSSIHKRTKGVGHMPKAEAVLWGLLGPVARARGIDIDARRDHPYAAYDELAFDVPTADSCDVWGTVLVRLLEVFESVKIMRQALDKMPAGPILAEPLEALPAYRHGLSMVEAPRGESVHYVITGEENRPERWRVRAPTYNNLQGVPRMLLDNQFADFPIIVGSIDPCFSCTDRAVVVEQGTGRRRVLGRPELTALSRAGRM
- a CDS encoding NADH-quinone oxidoreductase subunit B family protein — encoded protein: MLTKLAKKAFPKSLWVYHCNSGACNGCDIEILNILTPFYDVERFGIKLVGSPRHADVMLLSGAVTRPTFPLVKRAFEAMPAPKLVFGVGSCAVGGGCWFDTYHVTGGGATAVPVDYYIPGCPPRPEAILYGVALALGLVDQKSAPVELKQVEFPIDAALRTKAWEDRNAIYKLLKD